A region of Asterias amurensis chromosome 20, ASM3211899v1 DNA encodes the following proteins:
- the LOC139952577 gene encoding uncharacterized protein produces MSESHSQSKWGDETSAMISEEAIISPNVEEKPAVCGICGKAFSCLDDLLKHGDVHTKEEPSDDINPDEPQTPSDKNGYHQKNQTQEDRPTCDICGKSFTRLSHLLRHYRTHTKDKPFSCETCGKAFSQKCHLKSHYLIHTSKDTFHCKFCGKSFSQMGYLTKHLRIHTKELSYVCSICGDAFYDEQNLLSHMTVHAKVNQFLCVICGKVFLRSNELTRHQLTHNNRPPNRDESRRIVMSPTSQQISPQSIQISRKLFSCTICGKEFLQEEEYAIHQRTHAENKPYSCDICDQVFDRKAFLEVHQMTHDGRTPLRCPVCGKAFTRLSHLARHYRTHTKDKPFYCDICGKGFTQKCHLKSHLLIHSTKAPYICRTCGKEFIHQCELRLHLVTHKKTYTCDNCDEVFSKKSLLTDHLKMHTSGNPFICRVCGKPFSRSNDLTRHHLTHNEERVYKCDVCAKVFNQKVHLITHRKIHGGVTLKSETLTETLSDEFHEAPTDENPSEDSFDDPIDLFSQESTSSVSGEDKKPFHCDICDKSVASSEELTKHRLCHSSVKPFKCEVCGKTFREKGNLKCHTRIHTGEKPFVCVVCGKAFNQSSVLKRHRLMHTNDKPFKCKQWDCERAFMSKRSLIIHQKVHNG; encoded by the coding sequence atgagTGAAAGCCACAGTCAGTCCAAGTGGGGCGATGAAACATCAGCAATGATATCCGAAGAGGCGATAATTTCTCCAAACGTTGAAGAAAAACCAGCTGTTTGTGGAATCTGTGGCAAAGCCTTTTCATGTCTCGATGATCTTCTGAAGCATGGTGATGTTCATACAAAGGAAGAGCCGTCCGACGACATTAACCCTGATGAGCCCCAGACTCCGTCGGATAAGAATGGGTATCACCAAAAGAATCAAACGCAGGAAGATCGTCCTACTTGTGATATATGCGGGAAATCATTCACAAGGTTGAGCCATCTTCTGAGGCATTACCGAACTCACACAAAAGACAAACCATTCAGCTGCGAAACCTGTGGTAAAGCATTCTCGCAGAAATGCCATCTTAAAAGCCACTATCTGATCCATACAAGTAAGGACACTTTTCACTGTAAATTTTGCGGGAAGTCGTTCTCACAAATGGGCTATCTCACAAAGCATCTTCGGATCCACACCAAAGAACTGTCGTACGTCTGCAGCATATGCGGTGATGCTTTTTACGATGAACAGAACCTGTTGAGTCACATGACAGTTCACGCCAAAGTCAATCAGTTCCTTTGCGTAATTTGTGGTAAAGTTTTTCTGCGATCCAATGAGCTGACGAGACATCAATTGACTCATAACAATCGGCCGCCGAACAGGGATGAGAGTCGACGAATAGTAATGAGCCCAACGTCCCAACAGATTTCCCCTCAGTCGATTCAAATAAGTCGAAAGCTTTTTAGCTGCACCATCTGTGGGAAAGAATTCCTACAAGAGGAAGAATACGCAATTCACCAACGCACCCATGCCGAAAACAAACCCTACAGTTGCGATATCTGCGACCAGGTTTTCGACCGAAAAGCCTTTTTAGAAGTCCACCAGATGACTCATGACGGTAGAACGCCACTCCGCTGTCCAGTCTGTGGAAAGGCTTTCACGCGATTAAGCCACCTAGCAAGGCATTATCGCACACATACCAAAGACAAACCGTTCTACTGCGATATTTGCGGCAAAGGGTTTACTCAGAAGTGCCATCTGAAAAGCCATTTGTTGATTCACTCGACTAAAGCACCGTACATTTGCCGCACGTGCGGGAAAGAATTCATCCATCAGTGTGAACTGAGGTTGCATCTTGTCACtcataaaaaaacatacacCTGCGACAATTGTGATGAGGTTTTCTCGAAGAAATCATTACTGACTGATCACCTTAAGATGCACACTAGTGGGAACCCCTTTATTTGTCGCGTCTGCGGGAAACCATTCTCACGGTCGAACGATCTGACTAGACATCACCTCACGCACAACGAGGAACGAGTATACAAGTGCGATGTCTGCGCCAAAGTGTTTAACCAGAAAGTCCATCTGATCACTCACCGAAAAATCCATGGAGGAGTGACTTTGAAATCTGAGACCCTTACCGAGACTTTATCCGATGAGTTCCATGAAGCTCCGACAGATGAAAATCCTTCGGAGGATTCTTTTGACGATCCCATAGATCTCTTCAGCCAGGAAAGTACTTCCTCAGTGTCTGGTGAAGACAAGAAACCATTCCATTGTGACATTTGTGACAAGTCTGTTGCCTCGTCCGAAGAACTAACCAAGCATCGACTCTGCCACTCGAGTGTCAAACCTTTCAAATGTGAGGTCTGTGGGAAGACGTTTCGGGAAAAGGGAAATCTTAAATGCCACACTAGAATTCACAcgggagagaaaccatttgtttgtgtggTTTGTGGGAAAGCATTCAACCAATCCAGTGTTCTTAAAAGACACCGTCTCATGCACACCAACGATAAACCATTCAAATGCAAGCAGTGGGATTGTGAAAGGGCGTTTATGTCCAAACGCAGCTTAATTATTCACCAAAAAGTTCACAATGGATAA